One stretch of Cryptococcus decagattii chromosome 10, complete sequence DNA includes these proteins:
- a CDS encoding nascent polypeptide-associated complex subunit beta has product MDKEKLAKLQSQVRIGGKGTPRRKVVKKSVASSQGDDRKLQAALKKLGVQPITGVEEVNMFKEDGNVLHFGAPRVQVHAALPSNTLAIYGPGQTKELTELVPGILNQLGPDSLANLRRLAESYQSLTARQAAAATGSGGEGAGEAKEGEGDDEIPDLVDNFDEAEVKKSDLEELE; this is encoded by the exons ATGGATAAGGAAAAGCTCGCCAAGCTCCAGTCTCAGGTCCGAATCG GTGGCAAGGGTACTCCCCGACGAAAGGTCGTCAAGAAGTCTGTCGCGTCCTCGCAGGGTGACGACCGAAAGCTCCAGGCGGCTCTTAAGAAGCTCGGTGTTCAGCCCATCACCGGTGTTGAGGAGGTCAACATGTTCAAGGAGGATGGCAATGTTTTGCACTTTGGCGCTCCTAGAG TCCAAGTCCACGctgctcttccttccaacACCCTCGCCATCTACGGTCCCGGCCAGACCAAGGAACTCACTGAGCTCGTTCCCGGTATCCTCAACCAGCTCGGTCCCGACTCTCTTGCCAACCTCCGACGTCTTGCTGAGTCTTACCAGTCTCTTACCGCCCGACAGGCTGCTGCCGCCACTGGCTCTGGTGGTGAGGGTGCGGGTGAAGCTAAGGAGGGTGAGGGCGATGACGAGATCCCTGATTTGGTTGACAACTTTGATGAGGCtgaggtgaagaagagcgatCTTGAGGAGCTCGAGTAA
- a CDS encoding pH-response transcription factor pacC/RIM101, translated as MAYPTLPPNLLSTPNTYSDSVSPSDPEPITPELISREPENPAQKVAKTAVNNTSAASKSTESKGETLPCKWTGCSHISESPDELYDHLCTIHVGRKSTNNLCLTCGWENCGTKCVKRDHITSHLRVHTPLKPHPCAVCGKTFKRPQDLKKHERIHTAEHHQLHKLSKAPTTTDPEFNSRVSLSSATRIDRPRSPLSTSVSPTSTSSHSLHSSSSPFDHLLATGFHTDKSVSPTPSALALLHKKQHEELAAYQQKEMLVLQQLALNQQQSQAYAARLAAEPFNAGAGAKRGQVDAFHELLSDVKKRKVEPVYDQDMIHRLNALIPPTLPTSFPTLPSLGGYNQYRTFPSFGSYPNLPSLHTGIYPTIAPQTQYSNQSPLPIPEIKTEADLAMFNEFMISLGRDAAANKAGPHPMAQSASGSGASNGYSASNSGTPLSETSGGVEDLFNAEELASLGLAGMPGISVHSGDLHNSNDESTHSVSDASPPAVSFGGLYPSLEAMRNRNNSAPDVSALPSAAKRPIAGLPRGSMGNVHGTSANQSTKPSYLSGMYGFNSSQQYDETTHNYLHGLSNGHHNDYSHSANNGATNPYASFDSLARNKQSLPAATLAPKMFHNKVYRDVAPLGTAVSKRARESAERTNMEDLDSEDLYDEPESSHGYAVSNERAREERTPKIPVRSLIISTHALSPSTAPGKEDDLKLPAISPSHVEPGTDLPPLHSIQGGHGSGLYRRTSSLSSNSTSTSGSSSFNNSIAPSNVASGTTTPRGSTPPRGVPTKRHTEDEIVRGVKRLELGPAEPLRSTTPELVDSATNEQAVSLDRDQKPDISALSSSSSSSPPSGKPLPSISTASEEGKGITMEEMRRRHAALIKSWLVAVNLQWRRTKMEEMQRKQWEEMEEREEEGEVMNVDERERVGVVA; from the exons ATGGCTTACCCAACTCTCCCGCCGAATCTCCTCAGTACTCCCAATACCTATTCCGATTCTGTCTCTCCCTCCGATCCCGAACCAATCACTCCCGAACTCATCTCGCGGGAGCCAGAAAATCCGGCGCAGAAGGTGGCGAAAACAGCCGTGAACAATACCAGTGCCGCTTCCAAGTCGACTGAGAGCAAGGGTGAGACATTACCTTGCAAATGGACAGGGTGCTCGCATATATCAGAATCTCCAGATGAGCTGTACGACCATTTATGTACAATCCATGTGGGGAGAAAAAGTACAAATAATTTGTGTTTGACTTGTGGATGGGAAAATTGTGGTACCAAGTGTGTAAAGCGTGATCATATTACTAGCCATCTTCGAG TGCACACTCCGTTGAAGCCACACCCTTGTGCGGTCTGTGGAAAGACTTTTAAGCGTCCCCAAGACCTGAAGAAGCACGAGAGAATCCACACTGCAGAGCATCACCAACTTCACAAGCTCTCTAAAGCGCCTACGACGACCGACCCAGAATTCAACTCTCGTgtttccctctcttccgCCACCCGGATCGATCGTCCCCGTTCTCCCCTTTCTACCTCAGTTTCACCCACCAGTACTTCGTCCCACAGCCTtcactcttcctcttcacccttCGATCACCTCCTCGCAACCGGATTCCATACCGACAAGTCCGTCTCACCCACACCGAGTGCGTTGGCGTTGTTGCATAAGAAGCAGCATGAAGAGTTGGCGGCGTACCAGCAAAAGGAAATGCTGGTGCTCCAGCAGTTGGCACTCAATCAGCAGCAAAGCCAAGCATATGCTGCAAGGCTTGCGGCTGAGCCTTTTAATGCTGGTGCAGGCGCCAAGCGAGGGCAGGTAGATGCTTTCCATGAATTGTTGTCGGATGTGAAGAAGCGCAAAGTTGAGCCTGTTTATGACCAAG ACATGATTCATCGCCTCAACGCCCTTATTCCTCCCACTCTTCCAACAAGCTTTCCCACCCTTCCGTCTTTGGGAGGATACAACCAGTACCGAacctttccatctttcgGTAGCTATCCTaatcttccatctctgcACACCGGCATCTATCCTACTATCGCTCCTCAGACTCAGTACTCGAACCAAAGCCCTCTGCCCATACCTGAGATCAAGACCGAGGCTGATCTGGCCATGTTCAACGAGTTTATGATCTCTTTGGGTCGTGATGCTGCTGCAAACAAAGCTGGTCCTCACCCCATGGCACAAAGCGCTTCGGGCAGCGGTGCGTCCAACGGGTACTCTGCCAGCAACAGCGGTACCCCACTTTCCGAAACGAGTGGTGGTGTGGAAGACTTGTTTAATGCCGAAGAGCTTGCTTCATTAGGTTTAGCAGGTATGCCTGGTATCTCTGTCCACTCTGGCGACTTGCATAACAGCAACGACGAAAGCACACACAGTGTTTCCGATGCTTCGCCTCCAGCTGTTTCCTTTGGCGGACTGTACCCTTCACTTGAAGCGATGCGTAATCGTAACAACAGCGCGCCGGATGTGTCAGCATTGCCTAGTGCGGCCAAGAGACCCATCGCAGGATTGCCCCGGGGTAGTATGGGCAACGTCCACGGCACTTCGGCGAACCAATCGACGAAGCCAAGCTATTTGTCTGGGATGTATGGTTTCAACTCTAGCCAGCAGTACGATGAGACTACGCACAACTATCTTCATGGCTTGTCAAACGGGCATCACAACGATTACTCTCACTCGGCGAACAATGGTGCTACCAATCCGTATGCCTCGTTTGACTCGCTTGCGAGGAACAAGCAGTCCCTCCCTGCTGCTACCCTGGCGCCCAAGATGTTCCATAACAAGGTGTACAGGGATGTGGCGCCACTGGGTACTGCCGTATCTAAGCGGGCGAGGGAAAGTGCTGAACGGACAAACATGGAGGACTTGGATTCTGAGGACCTGTATGACGAGCCCGAGTCGAGTCATGGATATGCTGTCTCCAACGAGCGGGCCCGAGAAGAGAGAACACCCAAGATTCCTGTGCGGTCACTCATCATTTCAACTCATGCCCTTTCTCCATCTACTGCGCCCGGCAAGGAAGACGACCTCAAGCTTCCTGCCATTTCACCATCACATGTCGAGCCCGGTACAGAtcttccgcctcttcaCTCTATCCAAGGTGGACACGGTTCAGGACTGTATCGGCGTACATCATCACTCTCGTCCAACTCGACTAGTACTTCTGGCTCGTCCAGCTTTAACAACTCTATCGCTCCGTCTAATGTCGCCTCTGGCACGACGACACCAAGGGGCTCAACGCCTCCGAGGGGTGTACCCACCAAGAGGCATACAGAGGATGAGATTGTCCGTGGAGTCAAGCGACTCGAGCTGGGTCCGGCTGAACCTCTTCGGTCAACGACACCCGAGTTGGTTGATTCTGCCACGAATGAACAGGCGGTGTCGCTTGACAGAGATCAAAAGCCCGACATTTCCGCTCtttcctcatcgtcctcctcttctcctccttctggTAAGCCACTGCCATCCATTTCGACAGCCagtgaggaaggaaagggtataacgatggaagagatgaggagaagacaCGCGGCGTTGATCAAGAGTTGGCTTGTGGCTGTCAACTTGCAATGGAGGAGGACTAAAATGGAGGAAATGCAGAGGAAGCagtgggaagagatggaggaacgtgaagaagaaggggaagttATGAATGTggatgagagggagagggtCGGGGTGGTTGCTTAA
- a CDS encoding asparagine synthase (glutamine-hydrolyzing), with protein sequence MCGIFCCFNRGGDISQYRARAIACSKRQRHRGPDWSGCYMTDNTVLVHERLAIVGVDTGAQPLTNEDESLVLAVNGEIYNHVALRKGLKNKDAVFKTHSDCEVIMHLYREHDTGLCNMLDGMFSFVLVDKSASPPRLIAARDPIGITTLYMGWNSQSPDNLYFASELKCIHEECDNLQAFPPGHFYDSKEKKLTRYFNPSWWNSDKGVVPHNDVDYKLLRESLEAAVRKRLMSEVPYGVLLSGGLDSSLIASIAARETDKLAEEQEKLRQERKQAIASGKWVGDEQPLASWPQLHSFAIGLPGAPDLIAARKAADFLGTIHHEYNFTVQEGLDAIPEVIYHLETYDVTTVRASTPMYLLSRKIKAMGVKMVLSGEGSDEIFGGYLYFHAAPNAKDFHEECVKRVKNLHTADCLRANKSTMAWGLEARVPFLDKSFLEVSMNIDAKYKMFSKGTHQEVDEDGRPKMEKYILRKAFDCSPDGKAYLPDSILWRQKEQFSDGVGYSWIDGMKDHAAAIVSDEKFADRATRWPLDTPDTKEAYWIREIFEHHFPTEAAAKTAVRWVPKQEWGVSSDPSGRAVSIHTAAYEDGKAKA encoded by the exons ATGTGTGGTATCTTCTGCTGCTTCAACCGTGGGGGAGACATCTCTCAATACCGAGCGCGAGCCATCGCCTGCTCCAAGAGGCAGCGACACCGTGGCCCCGACTGGTCTGGTTGTTACATGACCGACAACACCGTCCTTGTTCACGAGCGATTAGCTATTGTTGGTGTTG ACACCGGTGCTCAACCCCTTACCAACGAAGACGAAAGTCTCGTCCTTGCCGTTAACGGTGAAATCTACAACCATGTCGCTCTCAGAAAGGGTCTCAAAAACAAGGATGCCGTATTCAAGACCCACTCCGACTGCGAAGTCATCATGCACCTC TACAGGGAGCACGACACTGGTCTCTGCAACATGCTTGACGGCATGTTCTCCTTTGTCCTTGTTGACAAGTCCGCTTCCCCTCCTCGATTGATCGCCGCCCGTGACCCTATCGGTATCACCACTCTCTACATGGGCTGGAACTCTCAGTCTCCCGACAATCTTTACTTTGCTTCTGAGCTCAAGTGCATCCACGAAGAATGCGACAACCTCCAGGCTTTCCCTCCCGGACATTTCTACGACtccaaggagaagaagctcaCTCGATACTTCAACCCCTCATGGTGGAACTCTGACAAGGGAGTCGTTCCTCACAACGACGTTGACTACAAGCTTTTGAGAGAATCTCTTGAAGCTGCAGtcaggaagaggttgatgTCCGAAGTTCCTTATGGTGTCCTCCTCTCAGGTGGTCTTGACTCCAGTTTGATTGCTTCCATCGCCGCTAGAGAAACAGACAAGCTCGctgaagagcaagaaaaATTGAGACAAGAACGAAAACAGGCTATTGCTTCTGGCAAGTGGGTCGGTGACGAGCAGCCACTCGCTTCTTGGCCCCAACTCCATTCTTTTGCTATCGGTCTCCCCGGCGCACCCGATCTTATTGCTGCCCGAAAGGCGGCCGACTTCCTCGGTACCATTCACCACGAATACAACTTTACCGTTCAGGAAGGTCTCGATGCCATCCCTGAAGTCATCTACCACCTTGAGACTTATGATGTCACCACTGTACGAGCTAGTACTCCTATGTACCTCCTCAGCAGGAAGATCAAGGCTATGGGCGTTAAGATGGTCTTGTCTGGAGAGGGTAGTGACGAAATATTTGGTG GTTACCTTTACTTCCACGCCGCTCCCAACGCCAAGGACTTCCACGAAGAATGCGTCAAGCGAGTGAAGAACCTCCATACTGCCGACTGTCTCCGTGCCAACAAGTCCACTATGGCTTGGGGTCTCGAAGCCCGTGTGCCCTTCCTTGACAAGTCTTTCCTCGAAGTCTCTATGAACATCGATGCCAAATACAAAATGTTCTCCAAGGGCACTCACCAAGAGGTTGACGAAGATGGTCGACCCAAGATGGAGAAGTACATCTTGAGAAAGGCGTTTGACTGCTCTCCTGACGGAAAGGCTTACTTGCCTGACTCCATCCTCTGGAGGCAAAAGGAGCAATTCTCTGACGGTGTTGGTTACTCTTGGATTGACGG CATGAAGGACCACGCCGCCGCCATCGTATCCGACGAAAAGTTTGCCGACCGAGCCACCCGATGGCCTCTTGACACTCCTGACACTAAGGAGGCTTACTGGATTCGTGAGATCTTTGAACATCACTTCCCTACTGAAGCGGCTGCCAAGACCGCTGTTCGATGGGTTCCCAAGCAGGAGTGGGGTGTGTCTTCTGACCCCTCCGGTAGGGCTGTGTCTATCCACACCGCGGCGTATGAGGACGGTAAGGCCAAGGCTTAG